In Catenulispora sp. MAP5-51, a genomic segment contains:
- a CDS encoding TetR/AcrR family transcriptional regulator, protein MPPKPVTPETARRRRRPTKAGTVLTHDLIVATALRMLAEHGAEGLSARRLGLALGADPSTVYRYFAGMDDLVLAIADELIHQALTDWEPTGRWQADLRALGTGIHRAYLTHPQAAQLTANRVSGRTHEIAADETILGILHTAGFHGPAAARIYHAFIDQTLAFAALDAASLALPDAAREADERQWQATYARLPATTHPHIAAAAPSLVARMNDSAYPAALDLLLAGAAGELEG, encoded by the coding sequence ATGCCCCCGAAACCGGTGACCCCCGAGACCGCCCGCCGCCGGCGCCGCCCCACCAAGGCCGGGACGGTCCTGACCCACGACCTGATCGTCGCCACCGCCTTGCGCATGCTGGCCGAGCACGGCGCCGAGGGCCTGTCCGCGCGGCGCCTCGGCCTGGCGCTCGGCGCCGACCCCAGCACCGTCTACCGCTACTTCGCCGGCATGGACGACCTGGTCCTGGCCATCGCCGACGAGCTGATCCACCAGGCGCTCACCGACTGGGAGCCGACCGGCCGCTGGCAGGCCGACCTGCGGGCCCTGGGGACCGGCATCCACCGCGCGTACCTCACCCACCCGCAGGCCGCGCAGCTCACCGCGAACCGGGTGTCCGGCCGCACCCACGAGATCGCCGCCGACGAGACCATCCTCGGCATCCTGCACACCGCCGGCTTCCACGGCCCGGCCGCCGCCCGGATCTACCACGCCTTCATCGACCAGACCCTGGCCTTCGCAGCCCTCGACGCGGCCTCCCTCGCCCTCCCGGACGCGGCCCGCGAAGCCGACGAACGGCAGTGGCAGGCCACGTACGCACGCCTGCCGGCCACGACGCACCCGCACATCGCGGCCGCCGCGCCGTCGCTGGTGGCGCGGATGAACGACAGCGCCTATCCGGCGGCGCTCGACCTGCTGTTGGCGGGGGCCGCGGGCGAACTCGAGGGCTGA
- a CDS encoding saccharopine dehydrogenase family protein, producing MRILLVGAGGVGTAVTRIAARRSFFEHFVVADYDPARAEAAVAALGGDARFGAARVDASDRDAVLALLAEHRCDVLLNATDPRFVLPLFDAALAAGAGYLDMAMSLSHPHPERPYQECGEKLGDAQFARAPEWAKAGLLALVGMGVEPGLSDVFARYAADELFDEIDEIGIRDGANLTVEGYDFAPSFSIWTTIEECLNPPVVYERDRGWFTTAPFSEPEVFDFPEGIGPVECVNVEHEEVLLVPRWVEAKRVTFKYGLGDDFISKLKTLHELGLDRTEPVTVASDRGPAAVSPRDVVAAALPDPATLGELMRGKTCAGTWVTGTKDGARREVYLYHVVDNEWSMREYGSQAVVWQTAINPVVALELLATGVWSGTGVLGPEAFAPRPFLDLLVEYGSPWGMRAG from the coding sequence ATGCGAATCCTCCTCGTGGGTGCCGGCGGCGTGGGTACCGCCGTGACCCGTATCGCCGCCCGCCGTTCCTTCTTCGAGCACTTCGTGGTCGCCGACTACGACCCGGCGCGCGCCGAGGCGGCGGTGGCCGCGCTCGGCGGCGACGCCCGCTTCGGCGCGGCCCGGGTCGACGCCTCCGACCGCGACGCCGTCCTGGCCCTGCTCGCCGAGCACCGCTGCGACGTGCTGCTGAACGCCACCGACCCGCGCTTCGTGCTGCCGCTGTTCGACGCCGCGCTGGCCGCCGGCGCCGGCTACCTGGACATGGCGATGTCGCTGTCCCACCCGCACCCCGAGCGGCCCTACCAGGAGTGCGGCGAGAAGCTCGGCGACGCGCAGTTCGCCCGCGCCCCGGAGTGGGCGAAGGCCGGCCTGCTGGCCCTGGTCGGGATGGGTGTCGAGCCGGGACTGTCGGACGTCTTCGCCCGCTACGCCGCCGACGAGCTGTTCGACGAGATCGACGAGATCGGCATCCGCGACGGCGCGAACCTGACGGTCGAGGGCTACGACTTCGCCCCGTCCTTCAGCATCTGGACCACGATCGAGGAGTGCCTGAACCCGCCGGTGGTCTACGAGCGCGACCGCGGCTGGTTCACCACCGCCCCGTTCAGCGAGCCGGAGGTGTTCGACTTCCCGGAGGGCATCGGCCCGGTGGAGTGCGTGAACGTCGAGCACGAGGAGGTCCTGCTGGTCCCGCGCTGGGTCGAGGCGAAGCGCGTGACGTTCAAGTACGGACTCGGCGACGACTTCATCAGCAAGCTGAAGACCCTGCACGAGCTGGGCCTGGACCGCACCGAGCCGGTCACGGTGGCCAGCGACCGGGGCCCGGCGGCGGTGTCCCCGCGCGACGTGGTCGCCGCCGCGCTCCCGGACCCGGCCACCCTGGGCGAACTCATGCGCGGCAAGACCTGCGCCGGGACCTGGGTGACCGGCACGAAGGACGGCGCGCGCCGCGAGGTGTACCTGTACCACGTGGTCGACAACGAGTGGTCGATGCGCGAGTACGGCTCGCAGGCCGTGGTCTGGCAGACCGCGATCAACCCGGTGGTGGCGCTGGAGCTGTTGGCGACCGGCGTGTGGAGCGGGACCGGGGTGCTGGGCCCTGAGGCCTTCGCGCCGCGGCCGTTCCTGGACCTGCTGGTGGAGTACGGCTCCCCGTGGGGGATGCGCGCGGGCTGA